A genomic segment from Zerene cesonia ecotype Mississippi chromosome 5, Zerene_cesonia_1.1, whole genome shotgun sequence encodes:
- the LOC119840222 gene encoding serine protease inhibitor swm-1-like, with protein sequence MNLLRSILFSYTLAVIVYGVWGIYVVKDECPKNEEYLLCGSACPFNCTDPKGPVSCFDDCVEGCFCKAGYLRHGNGTCVNADECINEQCFNQNEVYDICTAACEPTCDDPEPICSKVCAAGCVCAPGLFRDGNGTCISVDKCPITNGTSAGPLGKYIDAIGRILHLSVV encoded by the exons ATGAATCTCTTGAGgagtatattattttcgtataCTTTAGCTGTTATTGTTTATGGTGTATGGGGAATTTATGTTGTTAAAG ATGAGTGCCCCAAAAATGAAGAGTATTTACTCTGCGGTTCAGCCTGTCCCTTCAACTGCACGGACCCCAAGGGCCCTGTGTCGTGTTTCGACGACTGTGTCGAGGGCTGCTTCTGCAAGGCTGGCTACTTGAGACATGGAAATGGAACCTGTGTTAATGCTGATGAGTGTATCAATG agCAATGTTTCAATCAGAACGAAGTATATGACATCTGCACGGCTGCATGCGAGCCAACCTGCGATGATCCAGAGCCAATCTGCTCTAAAGTCTGCGCCGCGGGTTGCGTGTGCGCACCCGGCCTGTTTAGGGACGGGAATGGGACCTGCATCAGTGTCGATAAGTGTCCCATCACTAATGGCACTAGTGCTGGTCCGTTGGGGAAATATATCGATGCTATTGGCAGGATACTTCATTTGTCTGTTGTTTGA